In Chitinophaga sp. HK235, a single window of DNA contains:
- a CDS encoding NAD(P)/FAD-dependent oxidoreductase encodes MQQQISLKLTPADAAHPSHITTAAAAALGVKPNSITGYHLLKRSIDARSRQVYFILTLLVFVNEPFHERVHAHPVYQQLPANAPCVIIAGAGPAGLFAALRLIEVGIKPIILERGKDVRARRRDLASLNKTGIVNPESNYCFGEGGAGTYSDGKLYTRSNKRGDINRILNIFVHFGAEEKIMIDAHPHIGTNKLPHIITAMREQIIAAGGEVHFEQKVSSLLIHNSTVTGVQTATGQTFEAKQVILATGHSARDIFIMLHQQNILLEAKPFALGVRVEHPQELIDSAQYHCDLRGEYLPPASYSLVEQVEGRGVFSFCMCPGGIIAPAATDPGELVVNGWSPSKRNNPFANSGMVVTVDESDFAPFAHHGPLAAMYYQQAVEKQAFIAGGGLFVAPAQRMTDFVKGKISSSLPECSYLPGVNSTDLRTVLPAAVHQRLAGAFKAFGRKIKGYYSDNAILVATESRTSSPVRIPRDNDTLEHPQLAGLYPCGEGAGYAGGIVSAAMDGERVANMIADKLQ; translated from the coding sequence ATGCAACAACAAATCTCTCTGAAGCTGACGCCAGCCGATGCAGCTCATCCGTCCCATATCACAACAGCGGCCGCTGCCGCACTTGGTGTCAAACCCAATTCCATCACCGGCTACCACCTGCTCAAACGCTCTATAGACGCACGCTCCAGACAGGTCTATTTCATCCTTACCCTGCTCGTATTTGTCAATGAACCTTTCCATGAAAGAGTTCATGCACACCCGGTGTATCAACAACTCCCGGCCAATGCACCCTGCGTCATCATCGCCGGAGCAGGCCCCGCCGGCCTCTTCGCCGCATTACGCCTCATCGAGGTAGGTATTAAACCTATCATCCTCGAACGCGGAAAAGATGTACGCGCCCGCCGCCGAGACCTCGCCTCTCTTAATAAAACCGGTATCGTCAACCCCGAATCCAACTACTGCTTCGGAGAAGGCGGCGCCGGCACCTATTCCGACGGCAAACTATACACCCGTTCTAACAAACGCGGCGATATCAACCGCATCCTCAATATCTTCGTTCACTTCGGTGCCGAAGAAAAAATCATGATCGATGCCCATCCCCACATCGGTACCAATAAACTCCCGCATATCATCACCGCTATGCGCGAACAGATCATCGCTGCAGGCGGAGAAGTCCACTTCGAACAAAAAGTTAGCAGCCTGCTTATACACAACAGCACTGTCACCGGCGTACAAACCGCCACCGGCCAGACTTTCGAAGCTAAGCAGGTAATCCTCGCCACCGGCCACTCTGCCAGGGATATATTTATCATGCTACATCAGCAAAACATCCTGCTCGAAGCCAAACCCTTCGCCCTCGGCGTCAGGGTAGAACACCCGCAGGAACTGATAGACAGCGCTCAATACCATTGCGACCTCCGTGGAGAATACCTTCCTCCTGCCAGCTATAGCCTGGTGGAACAAGTGGAAGGCCGCGGTGTATTCTCTTTCTGTATGTGCCCCGGCGGTATCATCGCCCCTGCAGCTACAGATCCCGGTGAACTGGTTGTCAACGGCTGGTCACCTTCCAAACGCAACAACCCCTTCGCCAACTCCGGTATGGTGGTCACTGTAGATGAATCCGATTTCGCCCCGTTTGCCCACCATGGCCCGCTTGCAGCCATGTATTACCAGCAGGCCGTAGAAAAACAGGCCTTCATCGCCGGTGGTGGACTGTTTGTAGCTCCCGCACAACGCATGACAGATTTCGTTAAGGGAAAAATATCTTCCTCCCTGCCCGAATGTTCCTACCTGCCCGGCGTCAACAGCACGGACCTGCGCACCGTATTGCCCGCAGCTGTACACCAGCGGCTGGCAGGCGCTTTCAAAGCATTCGGCCGGAAAATAAAAGGATACTATTCCGACAACGCTATCCTCGTTGCCACCGAATCACGTACCTCTTCACCAGTGCGGATTCCCCGCGACAACGATACCCTCGAACATCCGCAGCTGGCAGGACTCTATCCCTGCGGAGAAGGTGCCGGATATGCCGGCGGTATCGTGTCTGCCGCCATGGATGGGGAACGCGTAGCCAATATGATCGCTGATAAACTTCAGTAA
- a CDS encoding DUF3127 domain-containing protein, which produces MSFEITGKLIVKYNTVQRSETFKTREFVIEKSDDINGRVINNYIKFQSVQDRTGIVDRFNEGENVKVYFNIKGTRWEKDGKVNYITNLDAWRMESVMAAPAGADPMPNYNAPQMPAGGNDGGDDLPF; this is translated from the coding sequence ATGAGTTTTGAAATTACCGGAAAGCTGATTGTGAAGTACAACACGGTACAACGCAGCGAAACTTTTAAAACAAGAGAGTTCGTTATCGAGAAATCCGATGATATCAATGGCCGTGTTATCAACAACTATATCAAATTCCAGTCCGTACAGGACCGTACAGGTATCGTTGACCGGTTCAATGAAGGTGAAAACGTTAAAGTTTATTTCAATATCAAAGGCACCAGATGGGAAAAAGATGGTAAAGTTAACTACATCACCAACCTGGACGCATGGCGTATGGAATCTGTAATGGCTGCTCCCGCTGGTGCAGACCCAATGCCTAACTACAATGCACCGCAAATGCCCGCTGGTGGCAACGATGGTGGCGACGATCTGCCGTTTTAA
- the dnaA gene encoding chromosomal replication initiator protein DnaA yields MNKTCEQVWERCLNIIRDIVEWQPFKTWFEPIKPIKLENNVLTIQVPSQFFYEYLEEHYVGLLGKTIKRELGKEARLEYRIVVENGTPHQHPRTVNMPTQFVKPQKDNEVDFPLTIHNPVKNPFVIPGIKRVQIDSQLNPNYTFDAYIEGDCNRVARRAGKTVAEKPGGTSFNPLVIYGGVGLGKTHLAQAVGNEVKRIHPNKAVLYVSAEKFINQFIDHSKNNIINDFIHFYQLIDVLIVDDIQFFARAEKTQDAFFAIFNHLHQSGKQLILTSDKAPKDLDGVQERLLSRFRWGLSADIQIPDFETRMEILELKMRNDGLEMPKEVVKYVAYNIQTNVRELEGALISLLAQSSLNRKEIDLELAKRVLKSFVKTSSKEITIESIQKMVCEYFDVPYDKLLQKTRKREIVQARQITMYLAKSFTKNSLKTIGEHFGGRDHTTVIHSCQTVKDLMDTDNNFRDSVIELQQKVQLAAM; encoded by the coding sequence ATGAATAAAACTTGCGAACAAGTTTGGGAAAGGTGTCTTAATATAATTAGGGATATTGTGGAATGGCAGCCGTTTAAAACTTGGTTTGAACCTATTAAGCCCATTAAACTTGAAAACAATGTTTTAACCATCCAGGTCCCCAGCCAATTCTTTTATGAATATCTTGAAGAGCATTATGTGGGATTGTTAGGGAAAACAATTAAAAGAGAATTAGGTAAAGAAGCCCGGTTGGAATACCGCATTGTAGTAGAGAACGGTACACCACATCAGCATCCCAGAACGGTCAATATGCCGACGCAGTTTGTCAAACCCCAGAAAGATAATGAGGTTGACTTCCCGCTAACAATACATAATCCGGTTAAGAATCCTTTTGTAATCCCTGGTATCAAACGGGTACAGATCGATTCGCAGCTGAATCCCAACTATACGTTTGACGCGTATATTGAAGGAGATTGTAATCGTGTGGCACGCCGTGCAGGAAAAACGGTGGCGGAAAAACCAGGTGGTACTTCCTTCAACCCACTCGTTATTTACGGTGGTGTAGGATTAGGAAAGACACACCTCGCACAGGCCGTGGGCAATGAAGTAAAGCGTATTCATCCGAATAAGGCTGTACTGTATGTGAGCGCGGAAAAATTTATCAATCAGTTTATTGATCACTCTAAAAATAATATCATCAACGATTTCATTCACTTCTATCAACTGATAGATGTACTGATCGTAGATGACATCCAGTTCTTTGCCCGCGCAGAAAAAACACAGGACGCGTTTTTCGCGATCTTCAACCATCTGCATCAATCCGGCAAACAACTGATCCTTACTTCCGATAAAGCACCCAAAGACCTGGACGGTGTGCAGGAACGCCTGTTGAGCCGCTTCCGCTGGGGCCTCAGCGCTGATATCCAGATCCCTGATTTTGAAACCAGAATGGAAATTCTGGAACTCAAAATGAGAAACGATGGACTGGAAATGCCCAAGGAAGTAGTGAAATACGTGGCCTATAATATCCAGACTAACGTACGTGAACTTGAAGGTGCCCTCATCTCCCTGCTGGCGCAGTCTTCCCTGAACCGCAAAGAGATTGATCTGGAACTCGCTAAAAGAGTACTGAAGTCTTTCGTCAAAACTTCTTCCAAAGAAATCACCATCGAAAGTATTCAGAAAATGGTCTGCGAATACTTTGATGTACCATACGATAAACTGCTGCAGAAAACACGCAAACGCGAAATCGTACAGGCGAGACAGATAACCATGTACCTGGCTAAATCATTTACAAAAAATTCCCTGAAAACCATCGGAGAACACTTCGGCGGAAGGGACCATACTACCGTGATCCACAGCTGTCAGACCGTAAAAGACCTGATGGACACCGATAATAATTTCCGTGACAGCGTCATCGAATTACAGCAAAAAGTACAGCTGGCTGCTATGTAA
- a CDS encoding GNAT family N-acetyltransferase translates to MNINTQPTLGNENLLLIPLQESDFEALYETASDEKIWEQHPNKDRWKREEFQRFFEGAIKSGGAFKIIDKKTGAVAGSTRFYDYNPSDNSIMIGYTFYATRYWGKGLNPVVKHLMLDYIFQYVDSVYFHVGASNVRSQIAMTRLGARKVREEDVAYYGEATRHNFVYQITKEEYTEKQATDKS, encoded by the coding sequence ATGAATATAAATACACAGCCTACGCTCGGGAATGAAAACCTGTTGTTAATACCCCTGCAGGAATCAGATTTTGAAGCCCTTTACGAGACGGCTTCCGATGAAAAGATATGGGAGCAGCATCCAAATAAAGACCGCTGGAAAAGAGAGGAATTTCAGCGTTTTTTTGAAGGCGCCATAAAGAGTGGCGGAGCCTTTAAAATCATTGATAAAAAAACAGGGGCAGTAGCCGGAAGCACCCGTTTCTACGATTATAATCCATCTGACAACAGTATCATGATCGGCTATACGTTTTATGCTACCCGTTATTGGGGCAAAGGATTAAATCCTGTGGTGAAGCACCTGATGCTGGATTATATTTTTCAGTATGTGGATAGTGTGTATTTCCATGTAGGTGCTTCCAATGTCCGTTCACAGATAGCCATGACCAGGTTGGGAGCCAGAAAGGTGAGAGAAGAAGATGTAGCCTATTATGGCGAAGCAACCAGGCATAATTTCGTGTATCAGATCACCAAAGAAGAGTATACCGAAAAACAGGCAACAGATAAGTCCTGA
- a CDS encoding GreA/GreB family elongation factor, with the protein MYGYTVNRINLEYKLMPPGEADEHNGNISALSLFGLALMGLQEGESFTWQLSGRKKYYAVVAVRNNAFV; encoded by the coding sequence ATGTATGGCTATACGGTAAACCGGATTAATCTGGAATACAAGCTGATGCCGCCAGGTGAGGCCGATGAGCATAATGGAAATATCTCCGCGCTGTCGTTGTTTGGCCTGGCTTTGATGGGGTTACAGGAAGGTGAAAGTTTTACCTGGCAGTTGTCGGGCAGAAAAAAATACTATGCTGTAGTGGCGGTGAGGAACAATGCGTTTGTGTAA
- a CDS encoding serine hydrolase: MKIFSPALIRRTCQRALAAALLISVMPASGQSPAVIARIDTLIKTDLGRPFNGVILIARNGRILYSRCYGFSDAAHKIPLQSDEQFVIGSVSKQVTGVLVLQEAAEKHLDLQAPIGRYLHNIPQRWKDTVTVQHLLNHVSGIIWPDRPLAFKPGSQFAYSNIGYSLLGEILEKVTGKPYNTLVADLFSKAGMRNSYAPGNKPIVLKSFLEDSTRQLIPTGADVTFMKMLAPAGGIISNARDLLLWNEALHNGRILPDSLYKIFTTSFSHRDHPTWGPVDYGDGIQIAHPGTLTELGHSGAANMPAAATTCINFYYPATQTSVIVLENVSWDTRDMARAFVFEKKIRNMMVEDMK, translated from the coding sequence ATGAAAATTTTTTCCCCTGCCCTGATCAGGCGGACTTGTCAGCGTGCCCTCGCTGCGGCCCTGTTGATTTCCGTTATGCCAGCCAGCGGGCAAAGTCCTGCAGTCATCGCCCGTATAGACACCCTGATAAAAACAGACCTGGGACGTCCCTTCAACGGCGTTATCCTCATTGCCCGCAATGGCAGAATCCTATATTCCCGCTGTTATGGTTTTTCCGATGCTGCACACAAAATACCGCTTCAATCCGATGAACAGTTTGTGATAGGTTCTGTCAGCAAACAAGTGACCGGTGTACTGGTACTACAGGAGGCCGCGGAAAAGCATCTGGACCTGCAGGCGCCTATTGGCCGTTATCTCCACAACATCCCTCAACGCTGGAAAGATACCGTCACGGTACAACATCTGCTCAATCATGTCTCTGGTATCATCTGGCCTGACAGACCACTGGCATTTAAACCAGGTTCACAATTTGCCTATTCCAATATCGGTTACTCGCTGTTAGGTGAGATCCTTGAAAAAGTAACCGGTAAACCCTATAACACACTGGTGGCGGACCTCTTTAGCAAGGCCGGGATGAGAAACAGTTATGCCCCGGGCAACAAACCTATCGTCCTGAAAAGTTTTCTGGAAGACAGCACCCGCCAGCTCATCCCCACCGGCGCTGATGTAACCTTCATGAAAATGCTCGCCCCTGCCGGCGGTATTATCTCCAACGCCCGCGACCTGCTCCTGTGGAATGAAGCACTGCACAACGGAAGGATACTGCCTGACAGTCTATACAAAATCTTCACTACTTCTTTCTCTCACCGCGACCATCCCACCTGGGGCCCTGTAGACTATGGCGATGGCATACAGATCGCACATCCGGGAACGCTCACAGAACTGGGACATAGCGGCGCCGCCAATATGCCGGCTGCTGCCACCACCTGCATCAACTTTTATTACCCCGCCACCCAAACCAGTGTAATCGTACTGGAAAACGTATCCTGGGATACCCGGGATATGGCCAGGGCTTTTGTGTTTGAGAAAAAGATCAGGAATATGATGGTGGAAGATATGAAGTGA
- a CDS encoding TonB-dependent receptor, which translates to MQIMLHKNILAWVGLSMLFFIPLLSTAQVPTTPLINSHLSGIVVDARTHEPLPGAVVNIKGTTHGVSTDAEGRFVFVTGQKFPYTLIISYIGYKKTEVVATGGHIEIPLEAVQSQLNDVVVVGYGTQKKSDLTGAIASVSGPLLKQPVSAVDQVLKGAVPGVQVTQTSGQPGGGVSIRVRGGSSIQGGNEPLYVIDDFPIYNSPAGPGILTGAPVNPLASINPSDIESVDVLKDASATAIYGSRGANGVVIITTRRGKADRNAISYEESYGVQSLRRKIDLLNARDFAILRNEALFDANPSKGPNQYLSQEQINQLGKGTDWQDAAFRSAPTQNHQLTISGGNPKTRYLLSGNYFDQQGIVSNTGFTRLGVRANVDAQPYEKLKVSANLSVSKSDANVAPSGFITSLLQMPPTATIYEPDGSYTLRNPFENIFANPIATINEQRNKSTTNRLLGTAFAEYSIIDGLNLKVLLGADVNNTSEKNYIPATIYEGIQNKGNAARGTYNAYSWLNENTLTYTRSIGKHAFDVLAGFTQQEFSSDIVRSGAQNFVSDDLTYNSLQSGSTLVRPFSDATSWVLHSYLARINYNYHSRYYLTASIRTDGSSRFGKGNKWGYFPSAAASWRISNERFFEPATKVINDLKLRASFGTTGNLEIGEYQSLATLYSLNYLFGKNIATGFAPSRLANDHLGWEKTWQYNAGLDAAFLRGRLLFTLDGYYKKTTNLLLNVEIPWTSGQTASLQNFGSVLNKGLEVSISSKNFTGAFTWNTDFNISFNHNEVLTIGNGARSYISGNYIIQVGQPLGSFYGTVTDGILQKGEEATKGKYTGNAAPKPGDRLYKDINGDGTFTTAADRTIIGNAQPDFVFGFGNNFSWKGLSLSIFLQGSYGNKILNSNRQSLELFTGQQNAAASALDRWTPANPSQSIPRAKLDPAPVFSDRFIEDGSFLRIRNITLGYTLPRSVIGKISAVNVYLSAQNLLTWTRYTGFDPEVTSGSNVSPGTDAGIYPVARTVSAGVRITL; encoded by the coding sequence ATGCAGATAATGTTACACAAAAACATATTGGCATGGGTAGGACTATCCATGCTCTTTTTTATCCCCTTGCTTTCAACAGCACAGGTGCCTACAACACCGCTGATCAATTCACACCTGAGCGGCATAGTGGTGGATGCCCGCACCCATGAACCATTGCCGGGCGCGGTGGTCAATATCAAAGGTACCACGCATGGTGTGTCTACTGATGCAGAAGGACGTTTTGTATTTGTTACCGGACAGAAATTCCCTTATACACTTATCATCAGTTACATCGGTTATAAAAAAACAGAGGTGGTAGCTACAGGTGGCCATATAGAAATACCACTGGAAGCGGTGCAGAGTCAGCTGAATGATGTGGTGGTAGTGGGATATGGCACGCAGAAAAAAAGTGATCTTACCGGTGCTATAGCATCCGTTTCAGGCCCGTTGCTGAAGCAGCCGGTAAGTGCTGTTGACCAGGTGCTGAAAGGTGCTGTTCCCGGCGTACAGGTAACCCAGACTTCCGGGCAGCCTGGTGGTGGCGTCAGTATCCGTGTAAGGGGAGGTAGCTCCATACAGGGTGGTAATGAACCACTGTATGTAATAGATGATTTCCCGATATACAACAGCCCTGCGGGCCCGGGTATACTCACCGGTGCACCCGTAAACCCGCTGGCCAGCATCAATCCTTCTGATATCGAAAGTGTGGATGTCCTGAAAGATGCCTCTGCCACCGCCATCTATGGCTCCCGCGGAGCCAACGGAGTAGTGATCATCACCACCCGTAGAGGCAAAGCCGACCGGAACGCGATTTCCTATGAAGAATCTTACGGCGTACAGTCCTTACGCAGGAAGATAGACCTGCTCAACGCCCGCGACTTTGCCATCTTGCGCAATGAAGCATTGTTCGATGCCAATCCTTCCAAAGGCCCTAACCAGTACCTCTCACAGGAACAGATCAACCAGCTGGGCAAAGGCACCGACTGGCAGGACGCCGCTTTCCGTAGTGCTCCCACACAAAATCATCAGCTGACCATCAGCGGAGGTAATCCTAAAACCCGCTACCTGCTTTCCGGCAATTACTTTGACCAGCAGGGTATCGTCAGCAATACGGGCTTTACACGACTGGGTGTCAGAGCTAACGTAGACGCACAACCGTATGAAAAGCTGAAAGTAAGCGCCAACCTGTCTGTCAGCAAGTCGGACGCCAATGTAGCGCCTTCCGGCTTTATCACCTCCCTGTTGCAGATGCCGCCTACCGCTACCATCTATGAGCCGGATGGCAGCTATACCCTCCGTAATCCTTTCGAAAACATTTTCGCTAACCCTATCGCTACCATTAACGAACAACGTAACAAATCGACTACTAATCGTCTGCTGGGCACTGCCTTTGCTGAATACAGCATCATAGATGGACTGAACCTGAAAGTGTTGCTGGGCGCCGATGTGAACAATACCAGTGAAAAGAACTACATCCCGGCAACTATTTATGAAGGGATACAGAACAAAGGCAACGCTGCCAGAGGCACCTACAATGCTTATTCCTGGCTGAATGAAAACACCCTCACGTATACACGCAGTATTGGTAAACATGCTTTTGATGTACTGGCAGGTTTCACCCAACAGGAATTCAGTAGTGATATTGTAAGATCCGGTGCACAGAATTTTGTTTCAGATGATCTTACCTACAACAGCCTGCAGAGCGGATCTACACTGGTACGTCCTTTTTCCGACGCTACCTCCTGGGTGCTGCATTCCTATCTGGCGCGAATCAACTACAATTATCACAGCCGTTATTATTTAACGGCCAGCATCCGTACAGATGGTTCTTCCCGTTTCGGGAAAGGCAACAAATGGGGCTACTTCCCCTCTGCAGCTGCTTCCTGGCGTATCAGCAACGAACGCTTTTTTGAACCGGCCACAAAAGTAATCAACGACCTGAAACTGCGGGCCAGCTTTGGTACTACCGGTAATCTGGAGATCGGTGAATATCAATCACTCGCCACCCTCTACAGCCTCAATTATCTTTTCGGGAAAAATATAGCCACCGGTTTTGCTCCCTCCCGTCTGGCTAATGATCATCTGGGCTGGGAAAAAACCTGGCAGTATAATGCCGGACTGGATGCAGCATTTCTGCGAGGCAGGCTGTTATTTACGCTGGACGGCTATTACAAGAAAACAACCAACCTGCTGCTGAATGTAGAAATACCCTGGACTTCCGGACAAACCGCTTCCCTGCAGAACTTCGGCTCTGTACTGAACAAAGGCCTGGAAGTCAGCATCAGCAGTAAAAACTTTACCGGAGCTTTTACCTGGAATACGGATTTTAATATTTCCTTCAACCATAATGAAGTGCTGACCATCGGCAATGGTGCCCGCTCCTATATCAGCGGCAACTATATCATTCAGGTAGGACAACCGCTGGGAAGCTTCTATGGTACGGTAACAGATGGTATTCTGCAAAAAGGAGAAGAAGCCACCAAAGGAAAATATACCGGCAATGCTGCGCCTAAGCCAGGAGACCGTCTTTACAAGGATATTAACGGCGACGGCACCTTCACCACAGCTGCCGACAGAACGATTATCGGCAACGCACAGCCGGACTTTGTGTTTGGCTTTGGCAACAACTTTTCCTGGAAAGGATTGTCACTGTCAATATTCCTGCAGGGATCTTATGGTAATAAAATCCTGAATTCCAACCGGCAATCGCTGGAACTGTTTACCGGTCAGCAAAATGCTGCGGCTTCGGCACTGGACCGGTGGACGCCTGCCAATCCCAGTCAATCTATTCCCCGCGCCAAGTTGGACCCCGCCCCGGTTTTCTCTGACCGCTTCATCGAAGACGGTTCTTTCCTGCGGATTAGAAACATCACGCTGGGCTATACCCTGCCCAGGTCGGTGATCGGTAAAATATCGGCTGTCAACGTATATCTGTCTGCACAAAATCTGCTTACCTGGACAAGATATACCGGCTTCGATCCGGAGGTGACTTCCGGCAGCAACGTATCACCGGGAACAGATGCAGGCATCTATCCCGTAGCCAGAACAGTAAGTGCTGGTGTGCGCATCACACTGTAA
- a CDS encoding RagB/SusD family nutrient uptake outer membrane protein — MKKAFVLYIVMLAIGWVSCTRLDEKPESVLTTDNFYQNEDQAKAAVTAAYRKLYESGQSIYNSLFQIGVEMATDDYEAGPRARNAHVRAISGLTHDASNDRMEQLWKQSYDAINVANIAIDRIALIKKENISATVQTRLIKEARFLRALHYFNLVRWFGGVPLVLHEPASLSPEALYVEKASEAAVYAQIISDLTAAEDLPAPGEYGANDIGRATSGAAKSLLAKVYLTRKDWANAVAKSKEVIDHHWYALFDNYADVFNVGKKNGIEHIFSAQFQGNSGYQGNSLASRSAPNEVPGINGDYADALHKQGGLYESFAEGDARKAVTFVTQMLSPTDGKLYTFEPHFNKYYDPAVVGSQGESSKNLPIIRYAEVLLIYAEALNELNGPSAEAYQAVDAVRQRAGVARLQDLAPSLNADAFRDSIFQERRKEFVYEYQRWFDLVRRGPDYYVKVLKAAGKTLAAPRHIHFPTPQRELNLNPRLKQDPLWENY; from the coding sequence ATGAAAAAAGCCTTTGTATTGTATATCGTTATGCTGGCCATCGGGTGGGTATCCTGCACCAGGCTGGATGAAAAACCGGAGTCAGTGCTGACTACCGATAATTTTTATCAGAATGAAGACCAGGCCAAAGCGGCCGTCACAGCTGCTTACCGCAAGCTGTATGAATCGGGGCAGTCTATTTATAACAGTCTTTTCCAGATCGGTGTGGAAATGGCCACCGATGATTATGAAGCCGGGCCAAGGGCGCGTAATGCCCATGTGCGGGCCATTTCCGGACTTACCCACGATGCTTCCAACGACCGTATGGAGCAGCTATGGAAACAGAGTTACGATGCCATCAATGTTGCCAATATCGCGATTGACCGTATTGCTCTTATCAAAAAGGAAAATATTTCTGCCACCGTACAAACGCGACTGATCAAAGAAGCCCGGTTCCTGCGGGCGCTGCATTATTTTAATCTGGTGAGATGGTTTGGTGGTGTGCCACTGGTGCTGCATGAACCAGCCTCTCTTTCACCGGAGGCGTTGTATGTGGAGAAAGCGTCAGAAGCGGCCGTGTATGCACAGATCATCAGTGACCTCACCGCTGCAGAAGACCTGCCCGCTCCCGGAGAATATGGTGCCAACGATATCGGCAGGGCTACCTCCGGTGCGGCCAAAAGCCTCCTGGCCAAAGTATATCTCACCCGCAAAGACTGGGCAAATGCAGTAGCGAAAAGTAAGGAGGTGATAGATCATCACTGGTATGCGCTTTTTGATAATTATGCCGATGTGTTTAATGTGGGGAAGAAGAATGGTATTGAACATATTTTTTCTGCGCAGTTTCAGGGCAATTCCGGTTACCAGGGCAACAGTCTGGCCAGTCGTTCTGCTCCCAACGAAGTGCCGGGCATCAATGGTGACTATGCCGATGCATTACACAAACAGGGAGGGCTATACGAAAGTTTTGCAGAAGGAGATGCCCGTAAGGCTGTCACCTTTGTAACCCAGATGCTCAGTCCAACGGATGGAAAGCTGTACACCTTTGAACCGCATTTCAACAAATACTACGATCCTGCAGTAGTGGGCAGCCAGGGCGAGTCTTCCAAAAACCTGCCTATCATCCGGTATGCCGAAGTTTTGCTGATATATGCTGAAGCATTGAATGAGTTGAACGGGCCTTCGGCCGAAGCTTATCAGGCTGTTGATGCCGTGCGGCAAAGAGCTGGTGTGGCCCGTCTGCAGGACCTGGCTCCTTCGCTTAATGCAGACGCTTTCCGTGACAGTATTTTCCAGGAAAGAAGGAAAGAGTTTGTATATGAATACCAGCGCTGGTTTGATCTGGTACGAAGAGGGCCGGATTATTATGTGAAAGTGCTGAAAGCTGCCGGCAAAACCCTGGCTGCTCCCCGGCATATTCATTTCCCTACGCCACAGCGGGAGCTGAATCTCAATCCCAGGCTAAAACAGGACCCGCTCTGGGAAAATTATTGA